In the Commensalibacter melissae genome, ATGTTGCATAGCGATATCGGCGGCAATGCCAATAAAAGCCATTGCCGCGGAACAAGCATATAGGGTGTTTTTTTCAACAGCCAGGCATGCTGCGGTGATGGCGGTTGCTGCACAACCAGATCCTGTTACTTTGGTTAAGAGAGGGTGGCTGTTTCTTACGGAGACACTCTCTTTTCCGTTGGTGATATAATCTGTTTGGCCACTGATTGACACAGTGGTTTTATAAGATAAGGCCAGTTGTTTAGCGGCTTCCAGTGCATCATGAGAGGAATCAAGACTATCCACTCCATGGCCCTGTGTTCGAAGAGATGTATTTTGATGATAATGGTAAAGACTGATAATTTCTGACGCATTTCCTCGAATGGCATTGGGGAAATTCTGTAAAAGACTGAGCGTTGTTTTAGCTCGATAAAGAGAGGCACTGATGCCCACCGGATCGAGTATCCATGGAATGTTTTGCTGGTATGCGGTACGACTGGCCAACTGCATGGAGCGTAATTGGGGTGTTGATAAAGTCCCGATATTGATAACCAGAGCGTTGGATTTTTGAACGAATTCCTCAACTTCCTCCTCCGCATTGGCCATGGCGGGTGATGCGCCAAGCCCAAGTAAAATATTTGCGGTAAATTGGGTTGCAACCTGATTGGTTATATTGAGGATAAGTGGATTTTTTGCGCGTATGGCATGAAGAGTGGAAATTAGGATATTGGGTTCGATCATGATAATACAAAGTTTTTGTTTTATAGGTTATGGTTTATGAATGGAGATTATAGACTATTTCGTTGCAAAAGATATCTGCCTTACGTAATCTAGAGATAATAATGTCTTTTAAAATTTGAGAGAATAATAAAGTGGATCTTGGTCTAAAAAATAAAAAAGTGCTTATTAGTGGCGGTTCCAAAGGAATTGGATTGGCGATTGCCCAAAAATTTATTGATGAAGGTGCGTTTGTCAGTATTTGTGCCAGAAATCAGCAAGGTATCGATAAGGCTATTCTGCAATTGGGTGACCGGGCCATGGGCATGACTGTTGATATTAACAAGGCGGATGAAGTTGAAAGATGGATCAAGGAAAGTCATAAAAAGATGGGTGGGCTTGATCATGTGGTGGCGAATGTAAGCGCTCTTGCCTCGGGACGGGATCTGCAAACCTGGAAAAAGGCGGTTGATACAGACCTGTTAGGTACCGTTGCCCTGGTTAACGAGACATTGCCTTATTTAACCAAACAGAAAAACGGATCAATTGTTATCATATCCAGTGTTTCCGCTTCTGAAATAGACGTATTTGCTGAACCATATGGTGCCTTAAAGGCTGCCTTGAATCATTATGGCAAATCGGTTGCACTAAGAGTTGCAGAACACAATGTAAGGGTTAATCTTGTTTCTCCAGGAACAATTTATTTTAAGGGAGGGATATGGGATCAAATTGAACGGGAGCAGCCTGAACTTTATAATACAGCCTTGAAGAATAACCCGTTAGGTCGTATGGGAACACCAGAGGATGTGGCCTCAACAGTTGTTTTTCTGACAAGTGAACAGGCAAGTTTTATTACCGGAAGCAACCTTGTTGTTGATGGTGGCATGACAAAACGCGTGTAAAATTATTGATATATTGCCTGTTCCAAGGCCTTTTTAAAATCAAATAGGCGGTATCGGGCAATTTAACCGGTTATATATATTATATTCTTTAAATAAGGTTAACCAATTATTTTAATATCATATGATAGAAATAATGAATTTATCTGAACAATTTATAATATTATGAAAAATTATACATTAATTCAGCAAGTTGTTTTATTTTTAAAAAATAATCCGCATAAACGATTTACCGCGCGTGAAATTGCAATTCAATTAGTTAAAATTTATCCTGATTATTATAAACAAAAAAGACTAAATAGCCAGCAGCGTTTTACCTCGGAAAATTCTTTTATTTCTCAAATTGTTGCTGAAATTGGTTCACGTATTAAAAGGTTAACACAATCAAATGCAGGAATATTGATTTAGGACCAACCTCGACCAAGAGTTTACGAATGGAAAGGTAATTCCAGGCTCAAGAGCAATTTTATAGATAAACTGAAAGATGAAGAAAATGCAGGTAAAGACATTTTAAATTTGCCATTAAAAAAGATGAATTATACGGAAGCTGATCTTTATCCTTTATTGATTGAGTATCTTGGTACGGAATATAATTTAAAATGTGATAGGATCAATGAAAAATTTTCTAAAAAAGGTAAAGGGGAAAATGGCAATAAATGGTTGCATCCGGATATTGTTGCTTTGCAGGCAGTGACTGAAGACTGGAATAGTTTGGTTAAAACTTGTGTACAGTCAGGGGATGCTAAAATGGCTTATCTATGGTCTTTTGAGGTAAAAAAACAGATTTCCCGCTCAACGGTTCGTCAATATTTTTTTCAAGCCGTTAGTAATTCCAGTTGGGCAAATTACGGTTATCTGGTGAGTGCAAGCATTCCAGATGATGGAACGATGAATGAGCTGAGAATGTTGTCGGCTTTACATGGTATTGGGTTAATTATACTTAAAACAGATAATGTAATTGATAGTCAGATAATGATTCCTGCGGCATTTAGAGCAGAGGTGGATTGGTGCTCGGTAAACCGGTTGGTTGAAGAAAATGTGGATATGAGATTGTTTATTCAAAAAGTTGCCAGTTATTATAAAAGCGGTTTGTTACAAAAAACTGGATGGAGTAATGATTTACTAAAAGTTGAGAGTAATTAAATATAAATTATTAATATATATTAATTTAACTATAAAAAACTGATTTGATTAAAATAATTCTTAAATAAATATATAAATATTTTCTAATATGTTATAATTTGCAGAGTAAAAATGAATTTATTCAGTGTTTTATTCATATAAGAGATTTTTCATGAATTTTTATATGTTGGTTTTTGTAAAATTTATTATCGGCTTTGCTGTTGTAATTTTTTATTTTAATCAGTCCGGCAAAACGCAGCTTTCCCAAATGACCCCTATTGATCTGATTGGAAATTTTATATTGGGTGGAATAATTGGGGGGGTTATTTATACAGATAGTATTTCTCTGTCTCGTTATATTGTTGTCTTGATAATTGGCACTCTATTAATGCATTTTCTAAATTATATTGCCAAGAAATTTGATGTTTTCCGTGCCTTGGCCTTGGGTAACACGATTGTTTTTATTAAAAACGGTTCTTTATTAATGGATAATATCCAGGATAAAAAAAATAAAATTGATATTATCAATATTATGTCCAGTTTACATTCCAGAGGCATTGGTTCAATGCAGGAAATATATTATGCCCAAATTGAGCCTAATGGATCGTTGACTGTTAAAAATAAAGAGGAAAAGGATCCTTCCGTCATTTTAATCCTTGATAGCGAGATCAAGGATTGTCCATCCCATTTGTTGGATATAAGTCAAGATACGGTCCAGCATTTACTTGATAAATATTCCTTGAAACTGGAGGATGTTTATCTAGCCGAATACTACGATAAAAAGATCATGTTTGCTTTATATGACGGTAAAAGAATAACTATTCCATTTTATTGAGCATCTATAGTGCTATATAAATTAATTTGAATATTTAAGTTTTTGTTTTTTAGTTTATTTTTGAAAAATGTTTTATTTTATTGGATTTTTAGATGTTTGAAAAACAAAGGTTCTTTGTCTTTTTTATATGTTTATTTATATGTAGTTTTTTTTTAAATTCATTATCTGTCAAAACTGTTTATGGAAATTCAAATGTTCAGAATTCGGGTAATGAACAAATTTTAAAGGTTGTTGACGTATCTGAAATAGACAGGGATGGTTGGGACTGTCTTGCGGTTACTTTTTCATCCCCCCTGAATGAAAACCAGAACTTTGAAGAGATATTGCATCTTTTTGATGCAAAAAAAGGAAAGGTGGATGGCGCCTGGATTTTATCTGAAGATCATCAGGAACTTATTTTTAATCATCTTGAGCCTAACCGGAAACTGGTTTTAACTGTTGATGCTGGATTAAAGGGTAAAGACGCAAAAATTCTCAGAAAAGAATATACGGCCAAAATCACAACAAACGATTTAAGTCCAAATATCAGCTTTGCCAGTCAGGGTTCTTTGTTTCCCGTAAGATTGGCCGAGGGTTTGCCTGTTATAACATTGAATGTAAATCAGGCAAATGTTGAATTCTTCAGAATAAAAAATGACCAGCTTGTCAATTTTTTTGAAGATAAGGAATCTTCCTCAATCTTGTCAAATGACATGATCTCGGCTTTGGTTGATAAGGCGGATCTGATATATACGGGTTCTTTTAAGCTAAATGTAGATAAAAATCATCGTCAGAAAATTTTACTGCCGATTTCTTCCATCAAACCTTTACAAAAAAAGGGTGTTTATTTTGCGGTTATGCGTTCCGCGGGAATGTATAATTACAGTTATCCTGTTACAGTGTTTACGATTTCTGATATTGGCATTTCCGTACATCGTTATCAGGATAATGATCAGGTCAGCGTTTTTACACAGTCTCTAGAAACGGGTGATGTCTTACCAAACGTAAATATCAGTGCCTTGGATAAAAAAGGGCATATCATTGCGACAGCTTTTTCAGATAAGGACGGTTATGCAAATTTGACAAATATGTCAAAAGTTAGAATTTTGCTGGCAACACAAAATGGTCAAACATCCTTTATCCAATTAAAGTCTCCAGCTTTGGATTTATCAGATTTTAAAATTGATGGAGATATCCAGCATGATTTACAGTTTTTCGTTTTTGGCCCCCGTGATTTGTATCGTCCGGGAGAAACCGTAATATTGAACGCTTTATTGAGGGATGCGGATGGGCAACCTGTTCAAAATATTCCAGTCAATGCTATTGTTTATAATGCAGAGGGAAAAAAGGCTCAAAATTTTGTTTGGAAAGCCTCAGAGACAGGATTTTATCAATATCAGTTAAAATTACCCGCCAATGCTGTAACAGGCAAATGGTCTGTCGTTGTGAAAGCGGGAAGGAAAGAATTGAATCAGTATCGATTTGCAGTTGAGGATTTTTTGCCTGAACGTATGGGTCTTACTTTACAATCGGAAAATCTGGAAAATTCGAAAAATAATGTGCCTCTGACCTCTCGGCAAGATTTGCATGTCAAGGCGAATGGCTGGTATCTGTATGGGGCGCCGGCCAGTCATAATCTTTTATCAGGTTCAATTACCATGCATTCATTGAGAAAAGCGGTTCCTCAATTGAAGGGATTTGAATTTGGTGATAGTCAAGAAAAAGGTCTTGATAAACGCATGGATTTTGACGAGATTCATCTGGATCAGCTAGGTTATGGCCAAATTAAAATGACCAATCAATGGCAAGGGATCAGATCACCTGTTCAATTGATTACCGAGGCCAGCCTGTTTGAAACCGGAGGACGTCCAGTGGTGAGACATTTGACGCAATTTGTATGGCCAGCCAAACAATTGGTTGGTATACGGCCCCTTTTTGATTCGGTTACCTCGCATGACAAGCCAATTCGATTTGAGGTTGTCATGGCTGATTTCGAAGGGCATAAATTACCGGCAAAAAATTTAAAAGCAAGATTTATTCATGAACGTCATGATTATTATTGGACGTATTCTGATGATACAGGGTGGGACAGCCATTTTAATAAGAAAGATGTTATTGAGGATGAACAGCTTTTAAACATAGGCCAAAACAAAACAGCGATGCTGACATTTCCTTCCAAAGATTGGGGATTCTATCGATTGGAAGTGTTCAATCCAGATACCGGTTTGACATCCAGTTATTCTTTTGAAACGGGGGCAGTTGAAGAAGCGGGTTCAGAAGAGAATTTGCGTCCTGATCAGGTTAAGGTCATGCTGGATAAAACGGCTTACAAAGCTGGCGATATTGCCCGAATCACTTTGACCCCTCCTTCTGATGGCAAGGGTTATTTGGCGGTAGAATCATCAGGTCAGTTATTATGGCGGCAATCTATTCAGGCTTCTGCCAAAGGTTCAAGTTTTACCCTTCCCATTAATTCAAAATGGTTACGTCATGATGTATATATTACAACTTTGATTATCCGACCCGGTGACCGTAAGGTTGGCGCCACTCCAAAACGATCTGTGGGAATATTACACTTACCTCTTGATCGGCAGGATCGTAAGTTAAAACTTCAAATGAAAATGAATTCAAAAATCGAGCCTTTAACGGATCAGAAAGTTAAGGTCAAAGTTACGGATGCATATGGGAAACCTGTAAAGGATGCCGAGGTTTTGTTATCCGCCGTGGATACAGGTGTCTTAAATATTACGGATTACAAAACTCCAGATCCTTTCAGGGCTTTCTTTGATCGCAAAGCTTATAATGTTGATCAGTTAGATGTTTATGGCAAGTTAATCGAGGCAAGTCAAAACCCTTTGGCAAGTTTGGCTTTTGGTGGGGATGCAATGGTGAAGGGGGGGAAACTGCCCGATACCAAGATCAAGATTGTTACGTTACAACCCAAGCCTATTCATGTGAATGATCAGGGTGAAGCCGAGATTTCAATTACTGTTCCAGATTTTAACGGCGAATTAAGAATTATGGGGCAAGTTTGGACAGCTGGTCAATTTGGTATGGCAGAAAATAAAATAACAGTTGCCGCACCTATTGTTGCCGAAATGTCCACACCACGTTTCCTGGCAGGGGGTGATGAAACGGTTCTGGCACTTGATCTTACTAACATGACCAGACAGTCACAGGAATTATCTGTGCGTTTCAAGACAGAAGGATTTATTTTTGCAACGCATTCTGGGGATCAAGCTGTTATATTGGCACCAAATGAACGGAAAACACTAAAAATTCCTGTCCAGGCAAAAACAGGATCAGGAGAAGGAAAAATCAGGGTTGATGTTTCAGGAATTGTCTCCAACGGCAAAAAGCAAGTATTGAGCCGTTCATGGTCAATTGGAACACGCCCGCCTTATGCTGCTCAATTTATAATAGAACAGACTAAACTAAATAAAAAAAGTTGGCAGATACCATCATCGGTCTTGCATAATATCGGGATTTCAGGTCGTGAGGGGAGACTGAACATAAGTCCTTATCCACCCTTGAATTTATCCAGACAGATTGAGGATTTACAAACTTATCCCTATGAATGTGCCGAACAAACAACAAGTGGAATTTATCCTTTCCTCTATGTAAATAAGGATATCTTAAAACAGCTTAATATTAAAAACAAGCTAACTGATCAACAGCGTCATGATGCGATTAATGCAGCGATTTTCCATATACTAACGATGCAGCGTTCAAATGGGGGATTTGGGTTATGGAGCAGTGACAGCCCAGAAGAATATTGGTTAACCGTTTATATCACGGATTTCCTTATTCAGGCACGGGACCGGGGTTATATGATTCCTGAAGATGCCTTGCAAAATGCCTTAAAACGTTTGTTAATATATGTTCAAAACGGCAATGAGATTGACCCTTATTACAGTCGTGACTTTAATGAATCGCGTTTTACGGTTCAAGCCTATGCTGGATATGTATTGGCACGAACAAAACAGGTACCTTTAGCCGCATTAAGAAATCTTTACAATCATCGTAAACAGGCACCATCAGGACTTTCTTTAATTCAGTTGTCAGCAGCATTAAAGCTAATGGGAGATGAGGGACGTTCTGCACAGACCTTAAATGAAGGTTTACATTATGGGCAACGTGTTCATGATTGGTGGATAGGAGATTATGGAAGTGATATTCGTGATAATGCGTTAATTCTTGCACTTTTACAGGATAATCATTTGGTCAGTGATGACGTTGTTATACAAAGGCTGTTTGCTTTAAGTCATCAAATTGAAGATAAAATATATTTGTCTACACAGGAAAAGAATGCAATTTTTCTGGCAGGATATCGCTATGTTTCAAAATCCGCTAAAAACTGGAAGGTTGAGGTCGACGTGGCAGGGAATCATTATAACCTGACAAACCAAAAATCTTTTTTGCAATTCAATGATCAGGAAATGAGACAGATCAATACGCTTCGCCTTGCCAGCAAAACGGGAGATGTTGATCTATATCCAAATCTCGGTTTATCCGGTTATCCGTTACGGGCTCCTGTACAGGTTCAGAAGAAGGAACTGAACATAGAAAGAGAATTTCTTGATATTTACGGTAATCCAGTGGATTTGAAAAATGTCAAAACGGGTGATCTTATATTGGTTAGAATTAAGATATTTTCGTTTTCAAGAATGCACGACGCTTTGGTGGTTGATTTCCTGCCCGCTGGATTTGAGCTGGAAAATCAAGATCTTTCAAATGCTTCTGTCAATTTGGAAAATGCAGGGGAGGTAATTAAAAAATCTCTTGAAAAAATGCAGGAAGCATCCATTCAACATCAAGAATATCGCGATGACCGTTATGTAGCCCAATTGGATCTTACAAATAAAACTGAACTGGTTTATTTGGTCCGTGCGGTGACACCTGGAAGGTATCACATACCATCGGCAACATTACAGTCGATGTATCAGCCAGGCCGGTTTGCAAGGACCAGTGGCAATATGACATTAATAGTTAAAGCACGTTAAAAAATTAATAAAAAGGTCATAATCAGGTGTGCATCAATATATGATGGTGTAAGCCTTATTTTTATTAGAAATAAATGGTGTGTATAGTGCGTGTGATAGGTCAGATTTACCGAAAAGGGGTAATATTCTGTTTATTTATTTGTATTGGGTTATTTATAGCGGATAAAACCAACCCTCTTCCTTTACCAAATATCAGTTCTTCTCGTGTCGTTTTGGCAGAGGATGGAACGCCCTTATGGCGTTTTACCAATCAAAAAGGGGTCTGGCGTTATCCTGTTACCATCCAACAGGTTTCTCCATATTATATTCAGGCTTTGTTAGCCTATGAAGATCGGTGGTTTTATCATCATCCCGGCATTAATCCTGTCGCTTTGGGCAGGGCTTTTGGACAAGATATTTATCATCATCATATCGTATCGGGTGGTAGTACGCTCTCAATGCAGGTTGCTCGTATTATTGATCCCTGTCCCCATACTTATTTGGGAAAAATTGGGCAGATTTTCCGGGCGTTGCAACTTGAATGGCATTTGAATAAAGAACAGATTCTAACCATTTATCTAAATCATGTATCTTATGGGGGAATGGTAGAGGGTATTGCGGCGGCAAGTTGGACATATCTTGGTAAACCACCGGATCAACTTACCAAAGGAGAGGCAGCCTTGCTGGCTGTTCTACCACAAGCGCCCAGCCGTTTACGACCAGATCGTTATCCTGAGCGTGCTAAGAAGGCCCGTGACAAAGTTCTGGAGCGGCTGGCTCAATTCAAGGTATGGTCAAAGAGGGATATTGAGGAAATTAAAGGGGAAAATGTTTTATTAAGTGAACGTCAGATACCACAATTGGCTCCCTTATTGGCGAGACGATTATCACTTCAGAACAAAGATGCAGTCATCCATAGCACTATCAATATAGATATGCAACGTCATTTGGAGGAACTTCTTGAAAATTGGAAAAACCGTTTGCCGCCTCATAATTCCGCTGCCATTTTGGTGGTGGATTCAGCGACAATGCAGGTTAAGGCCTATCTCGGCTCTGTAGATTTGCAGGATAAACAGCGTTTTGGTTATGTGGATATGGTAACCGCTATCCGTTCACCCGGTTCAATATTAAAGCCTTTTCTTTATGGATTGGCCATGGATGAAGGGCTTATCCATTCTGAATCCTTATTGCAGGATGTACCAAGACAATCTGGTCATTATAGGCCAGAGGATTTTTCTTCTTCATTTGTTGGACCCGTTTCAGTAAGCCAGGCATTGCGAAGATCACTTAATTTACCAGCCGTACAAGTGTTGGAAGTTTATGGAGCCAGAAAATTCTACGGCAAATTAACAGGTGCCGGCATTGGATTAAAACTGCCTCAAATGGTTGAACCAAATTTGGCAATTATTCTTGGCGGGATTGGCACGTCTTTGGAAAATGTTGTTACAGCTTATAGCGCGTTCGCAAGAAAGGGGAGGGTTGCAATGTTACGTTTCAAGAATAATGGATCCATGAGTGAACGGCCATTATTGTCTAAAGGTTCAGCCTGGGTTATTCGGAAAATTCTGGAAGGGGAAAGTCCATTGGACAGTAATTTTGATCGGCAGATTTTTCAGCAGGATCATTTGGCATGGAAAACAGGGACAAGTTACGGATATAGGGATGCTTGGGCTGTTGGCGTTGGCAGACATCATATAATGGGGGTCTGGATTGGAAGACCTGATGGCACACCTGTGGCAGGCCAATATGGAATAGCTTCCGCAACCCCCTTATTATTTCAAGTATATGATATGGTCAGAAACCAAGCTTCACAAACGTTTTCATATAGTATTAAAGATCATGAGCCGGCAACAGTAAGCGTGGCACAGATATGTTGGCCATCTGGACAGATATTGCCGGATAGGGATCAAAATTGCCGACAAAAAAGGACCGCATGGATTATAAACCATATAGTTCCACCCACTTTGGAAATGGCCGATCAACCGTTAGGAACGGGTATCAGCCAAACGGTATGGATCAATGAACGAGGATTTCAAGTATCGTCTGATTGTCCAGGAGCCATTGAAAAAAAAATTGATCTGTGGCCAATTGCACTTGAACCTTGGTTGCCCCTTACAGAACAGCGTCACAATCGTCTGCCCACACAGGATTTATCCTGTCCCTCCTTATCTATGATGGAATCTTCTTCCTTATCAATTATAGGTGTAAAAAACGGAGACCATTTACAGTTGCCTCCCAGTAATATGCATCCGTTAACTTTAAAATTATCTGCCCTTGGGGGGACAAAGAAAAAATGGTGGTTCCTAAATGGTTATCTTATTCAGGAAACTGATGGAAATCAAAGTTTTGATCATGTTTTTCATAATCATGGAAAGCAACAATTGACGGTAATGGATGAAATGGGAAAAACGGCTCTTGCTGAATTTACGTTGAATTAAAGGCATGAATTCATAGGATATACTATCAGGTAAAAAATAAATGGATTCATTGACGATTTGAAATCATATTTATGGCCTTGGTATAGATCATCTTCATTCAAGAAAATATCTTGTATCTTTTCATATAATCGTGGAAAACAATTGTTATACACAGGTAATAATTTCAAAGAGAATTATTGGATATGTATCCGAATCATTTTAAAAAAAACAAGGCATCCATTATTTCATTCCTGTTTTTAATTTTGTGTTTTGCATTATTTTTATATGAAAATATAAAAGGTTTAGGTTTTTTAAGATTTACAGACGAATCAGGTCATTTTGTAGGTGCACAAGCCATTCATAAAGGGGACAAACTTTACAGGGACTATATAGATTATCATGGTCCCGTAATTTATATGCTGACATGGATGATGGGATTAATTGTTGGTTTCTCAGAAGTATGGCTGTTGAGACTTATTTCTTCGTTTAGCGCAATGTTAGCTGCCCTGTGTTTATTTTTTTCTCCAATTTTTCATTATTTTTGGCAACGTTATCTCGTAGCCGCTTTGTGGTTTGGTTTCATTTCAAGTATCTGGCTTATACAGGGTTTATATCTTGATAATTATTGGACATTAGGTGGGTGTTTTGCAGCTATTGGTTTGGTCACTCTTGTTATTCCCATGATTTATGACATAAAGCCGTCACGGATACAGGCCTTTACAGGAGGATTTTTTATCACGCTTTTGCCTTTTATTGCCTATCCTTTTGCAATAACCGCCTTTATTTTATTTCTTGTTGTTATCAATGGAATTTGTATAGATCATAGAAAATATGTTTCGATATTCGTGACAAGTTTGTCGGGGTGTTTGACATCTATTATTATGATGCTTATCTGGTTAGGTATATATGGAGATATAGGTGGAATGGTTGCCTTTCATTTCATCACCAACCAAATGAATTATGCACGATACATTCCCTTCAATTTAAGCAATTTTTTTCTAAGTTTGATTCCATCTTTTTCCTCTAATCATATTGTTGAAACATTTGCTTTATTTTCGTTTTGTTTTGGGGGGATTATCCTGGTTGCAAAAGGAAAATATAAAATAAGTGCATGTCTTGTATTGTGCGGGATTCTGGGTTTGCAGGCTCGAGGAAGTATCCTGTTTCAAAATGGTGCTTTCCTTATTGCTTCTGTAACCTTAATAATCGTTGCTTTTGTAAAATCAACGGAAGTCAAGCCGGATATTTCCCTGTTTTTCTCTGTCATTTCAACTTTTTGCATCTTTTTTATCATTGATCAATATGCAGTAACCTCTCCCAATATTTTAGACAAGCGACAACGTAATGTCTATCAATGGCATGCCTTTCGTGAAGGATATAATGAAGACACGAAAGCAATTTGGTTTTACGTTGATAAAAACGAAAGAATATTATCTATACCTTATAATCCAGATATTTATATTTTGGCTAACCGTTTGCCCATAAAAAAATATCACGCTTATTTACCATGGGAGGCAGACTACGCTTCACATCCTTGGCACCATTATGAACGGGACCTTTGTAAAGATTTGCCTAAAAATAAGCCACCACTTATTTATTATGATCCA is a window encoding:
- a CDS encoding alpha-2-macroglobulin family protein, with the protein product MFEKQRFFVFFICLFICSFFLNSLSVKTVYGNSNVQNSGNEQILKVVDVSEIDRDGWDCLAVTFSSPLNENQNFEEILHLFDAKKGKVDGAWILSEDHQELIFNHLEPNRKLVLTVDAGLKGKDAKILRKEYTAKITTNDLSPNISFASQGSLFPVRLAEGLPVITLNVNQANVEFFRIKNDQLVNFFEDKESSSILSNDMISALVDKADLIYTGSFKLNVDKNHRQKILLPISSIKPLQKKGVYFAVMRSAGMYNYSYPVTVFTISDIGISVHRYQDNDQVSVFTQSLETGDVLPNVNISALDKKGHIIATAFSDKDGYANLTNMSKVRILLATQNGQTSFIQLKSPALDLSDFKIDGDIQHDLQFFVFGPRDLYRPGETVILNALLRDADGQPVQNIPVNAIVYNAEGKKAQNFVWKASETGFYQYQLKLPANAVTGKWSVVVKAGRKELNQYRFAVEDFLPERMGLTLQSENLENSKNNVPLTSRQDLHVKANGWYLYGAPASHNLLSGSITMHSLRKAVPQLKGFEFGDSQEKGLDKRMDFDEIHLDQLGYGQIKMTNQWQGIRSPVQLITEASLFETGGRPVVRHLTQFVWPAKQLVGIRPLFDSVTSHDKPIRFEVVMADFEGHKLPAKNLKARFIHERHDYYWTYSDDTGWDSHFNKKDVIEDEQLLNIGQNKTAMLTFPSKDWGFYRLEVFNPDTGLTSSYSFETGAVEEAGSEENLRPDQVKVMLDKTAYKAGDIARITLTPPSDGKGYLAVESSGQLLWRQSIQASAKGSSFTLPINSKWLRHDVYITTLIIRPGDRKVGATPKRSVGILHLPLDRQDRKLKLQMKMNSKIEPLTDQKVKVKVTDAYGKPVKDAEVLLSAVDTGVLNITDYKTPDPFRAFFDRKAYNVDQLDVYGKLIEASQNPLASLAFGGDAMVKGGKLPDTKIKIVTLQPKPIHVNDQGEAEISITVPDFNGELRIMGQVWTAGQFGMAENKITVAAPIVAEMSTPRFLAGGDETVLALDLTNMTRQSQELSVRFKTEGFIFATHSGDQAVILAPNERKTLKIPVQAKTGSGEGKIRVDVSGIVSNGKKQVLSRSWSIGTRPPYAAQFIIEQTKLNKKSWQIPSSVLHNIGISGREGRLNISPYPPLNLSRQIEDLQTYPYECAEQTTSGIYPFLYVNKDILKQLNIKNKLTDQQRHDAINAAIFHILTMQRSNGGFGLWSSDSPEEYWLTVYITDFLIQARDRGYMIPEDALQNALKRLLIYVQNGNEIDPYYSRDFNESRFTVQAYAGYVLARTKQVPLAALRNLYNHRKQAPSGLSLIQLSAALKLMGDEGRSAQTLNEGLHYGQRVHDWWIGDYGSDIRDNALILALLQDNHLVSDDVVIQRLFALSHQIEDKIYLSTQEKNAIFLAGYRYVSKSAKNWKVEVDVAGNHYNLTNQKSFLQFNDQEMRQINTLRLASKTGDVDLYPNLGLSGYPLRAPVQVQKKELNIEREFLDIYGNPVDLKNVKTGDLILVRIKIFSFSRMHDALVVDFLPAGFELENQDLSNASVNLENAGEVIKKSLEKMQEASIQHQEYRDDRYVAQLDLTNKTELVYLVRAVTPGRYHIPSATLQSMYQPGRFARTSGNMTLIVKAR
- a CDS encoding DUF421 domain-containing protein yields the protein MNFYMLVFVKFIIGFAVVIFYFNQSGKTQLSQMTPIDLIGNFILGGIIGGVIYTDSISLSRYIVVLIIGTLLMHFLNYIAKKFDVFRALALGNTIVFIKNGSLLMDNIQDKKNKIDIINIMSSLHSRGIGSMQEIYYAQIEPNGSLTVKNKEEKDPSVILILDSEIKDCPSHLLDISQDTVQHLLDKYSLKLEDVYLAEYYDKKIMFALYDGKRITIPFY
- the pbpC gene encoding peptidoglycan glycosyltransferase PbpC (penicillin-binding protein 1C) — encoded protein: MRVIGQIYRKGVIFCLFICIGLFIADKTNPLPLPNISSSRVVLAEDGTPLWRFTNQKGVWRYPVTIQQVSPYYIQALLAYEDRWFYHHPGINPVALGRAFGQDIYHHHIVSGGSTLSMQVARIIDPCPHTYLGKIGQIFRALQLEWHLNKEQILTIYLNHVSYGGMVEGIAAASWTYLGKPPDQLTKGEAALLAVLPQAPSRLRPDRYPERAKKARDKVLERLAQFKVWSKRDIEEIKGENVLLSERQIPQLAPLLARRLSLQNKDAVIHSTINIDMQRHLEELLENWKNRLPPHNSAAILVVDSATMQVKAYLGSVDLQDKQRFGYVDMVTAIRSPGSILKPFLYGLAMDEGLIHSESLLQDVPRQSGHYRPEDFSSSFVGPVSVSQALRRSLNLPAVQVLEVYGARKFYGKLTGAGIGLKLPQMVEPNLAIILGGIGTSLENVVTAYSAFARKGRVAMLRFKNNGSMSERPLLSKGSAWVIRKILEGESPLDSNFDRQIFQQDHLAWKTGTSYGYRDAWAVGVGRHHIMGVWIGRPDGTPVAGQYGIASATPLLFQVYDMVRNQASQTFSYSIKDHEPATVSVAQICWPSGQILPDRDQNCRQKRTAWIINHIVPPTLEMADQPLGTGISQTVWINERGFQVSSDCPGAIEKKIDLWPIALEPWLPLTEQRHNRLPTQDLSCPSLSMMESSSLSIIGVKNGDHLQLPPSNMHPLTLKLSALGGTKKKWWFLNGYLIQETDGNQSFDHVFHNHGKQQLTVMDEMGKTALAEFTLN
- the thiM gene encoding hydroxyethylthiazole kinase, which gives rise to MIEPNILISTLHAIRAKNPLILNITNQVATQFTANILLGLGASPAMANAEEEVEEFVQKSNALVINIGTLSTPQLRSMQLASRTAYQQNIPWILDPVGISASLYRAKTTLSLLQNFPNAIRGNASEIISLYHYHQNTSLRTQGHGVDSLDSSHDALEAAKQLALSYKTTVSISGQTDYITNGKESVSVRNSHPLLTKVTGSGCAATAITAACLAVEKNTLYACSAAMAFIGIAADIAMQHINAPGSLQIGLIDELYLLNDEKIIKYAKINLVK
- a CDS encoding SDR family NAD(P)-dependent oxidoreductase, giving the protein MDLGLKNKKVLISGGSKGIGLAIAQKFIDEGAFVSICARNQQGIDKAILQLGDRAMGMTVDINKADEVERWIKESHKKMGGLDHVVANVSALASGRDLQTWKKAVDTDLLGTVALVNETLPYLTKQKNGSIVIISSVSASEIDVFAEPYGALKAALNHYGKSVALRVAEHNVRVNLVSPGTIYFKGGIWDQIEREQPELYNTALKNNPLGRMGTPEDVASTVVFLTSEQASFITGSNLVVDGGMTKRV